The following proteins are encoded in a genomic region of Cryptomeria japonica chromosome 11, Sugi_1.0, whole genome shotgun sequence:
- the LOC131040025 gene encoding uncharacterized protein LOC131040025, whose protein sequence is MGGAVLDGFHPSSPMMRGNPAELDGQFEANDLPSVEKIEWENVKGLADQQRRALMRLSSRGVYWKHPSKSSSVSALYTLFHGGDVEADGNCLFTAALKAMRLKYTPQDLRKRVVKRFREDYERGVCLKEETDLVIKHLYAADLNDGWGVHIVQEVKLLAVKADREALDESISDLVRVGVSREAAAEAVYKERCIAVNDGNSWAKYMSVTGNADDEYDIITLQYTQEGLMNVEENREGHAAAFGDDIAIESLATEFKREIFVVQAHGSDAMVGEENCLFFLPHSPREEVFGPPVFLLMKGTGWCGAGADHYEPLIAFAAPVASQEKAAIVL, encoded by the exons ATGGGAGGAGCAGTGCTTGATGGGTTTCATCCCAGTTCTCCAATGATGAGGGGAAATCCAGCGGAACTTGACGGCCAATTTGAAGCCAATGATCTGCCTAGCGTGGAGAAGATCGAGTGGGAGAATGTTAAGGGGCTTGCAGATCAGCAGAGGCGGGCATTAATGAGACTGAGCTCTCGGGGAGTTTATTGGAAACACCCCTCAAAGTCATCCTCTGTATCTGCTCTTTATACGCTCTTTCATGGCGGTGATGTGGAAGCCGATGGGAATTGCCTCTTTACAGCAGCGCTGAAGGCAATGCGGCTCAAATATACGCCTCAGGATTTGCGGAAGAGGGTTGTGAAGAGATTTAGGGAGGATTATGAAAGGGGTGTTTGTTTGAAGGAGGAGACTGATTTGGTAATAAAGCATTTGTATGCAGCAGATCTGAATGATGGGTGGGGGGTGCACATTGTGCAGGAGGTGAAGCTGTTGGCCGTGAAAGCCGATAGAGAAGCTCTTGATGAATCCATCAGTGATCTCGTTCGAGTGGGTGTTTCGAG AGAAGCTGCTGCCGAGGCTGTCTACAAGGAAAGATGCATTGCTGTAAACGATGGTAATAGCTGGGCCAAGTACATGTCTGTTACAGGGAATGCGGATGATGAATATGATATAATCACCTTACAGTACACTCAAGAAGGTCTAATGAATGTGGAGGAGAATAGGGAAGGCCATGCAgcagcatttggagatgatattgcCATTGAGAGTTTAGCTACAGAGTTCAAGCGAGAAATATTTGTG GTTCAAGCTCATGGATCTGATGCCATGGTAGGAGAAGAAAATTGTCTCTTCTTTCTTCCGCATAGTCCTAGAGAGGAAGTGTTCGGGCCTCCTGTGTTCCTCTTAATGAAAGGCACAG GGTGGTGTGGTGCCGGTGCTGATCACTACGAGCCATTGATTGCCTTTGCTGCACCAGTGGCCTCACAGGAGAAAGCTGCTATTGTTTTGTGA